From Cannabis sativa cultivar Pink pepper isolate KNU-18-1 chromosome 8, ASM2916894v1, whole genome shotgun sequence, a single genomic window includes:
- the LOC115698870 gene encoding bZIP transcription factor TGA10 isoform X2: MGFSRAGNNNCFKEEKFLVDQAAEATKLLGTSFMASSIKGNNNNNQTSNSTSDETPLLFQHQHHHHQIQGHHHQHPNQIPYNMINQSSSSSSLGNFISKDSNSTSGAYDLGELDQALFLYLDGQDHHPSNNFQDQHHHHQRQSSGGTGMRPPTLNIFPSQPMHAVEPASSTKGSPPMSGSIHNSKRPSDPSAMELANSTRNDNNSTPAPSLPDSAANKVIKREGNNRKGPTSSSEQEGPKTPDPKTLRRLAQNREAARKSRLRKKAYVQQLESSRIKLTQLEQELQRARAQGMFFNGGTLVGGEQGLPIGINNTSQAVVFDMEYGRWQEEQHRLMCELRAAVQEHLPENELRIYVENCLAHYDLMMNLKGMVAKSDVFHLVSGMWKTPAERCFMWIGGFRPSELIKIILSQIEPLTEQQILGICGLQQSTQETEEALSQGLESLNQSLSDTITSDSLSCPPNMANYMGQMAIAMNKLSTLEGFVRQADHLRHQTLHRLHQLLTTRQAARCLLAIAEYFHRLRALSSLWLTRSRQE, translated from the exons ATGGGGTTTTCAAGAGCTGgtaataataattgttttaaagAAGAGAAATTTTTAGTAGACCAAGCTGCAGAGGCAACAAAGCTTTTGGGAACCTCTTTCATGGCTTCCAGCATTAaaggaaacaacaacaacaaccaaacAAGTAATAGTACTTCTGACGAAACACCACTACTATTCCAACACCAACACCATCATCATCAGATTCAAGGCCACCATCATCAACATCCTAATCAGATTCCTTACAACATGATTAATCAATCGTCATCTTCCTCTTCCCTTGGaaatttcat aAGCAAAGACAGTAATAGTACTAGTGGCGCTTATGATTTGGGGGAGTTGGATCAAGCTCTATTTCTCTATTTGGACGGTCAGGATCATCACCCTTCTAATAATTTTCAAGATCAACATCATCATCACCAAAGAC AGAGCAGTGGGGGTACTGGAATGAGGCCTCCAACTTTGAATATTTTCCCATCTCAGCCTATGCACGCAGTAGAGCCTGCTTCTTCAACCAAA GGTTCTCCTCCAATGAGTGGAAGTATTCATAATTCAAAAAGACCGTCTGATCCATCGGCTATGGAGTTGGCCAACAGTACACGCAATGACAATAATTCTACTCCTGCTCCATCTCTGCCTGATTCTGCTGCCAATAAAGTTATCAag CGAGAGGGTAATAATAGAAAAGGTCCCACATCGAGTTCGGAGCAAGAAGGACCCAAAACTCCAGACCCTAAG ACATTGAGAAGGCTTGCTCAGAATAGGGAGGCAGCTAGGAAAAGCAGGCTTCGGAAAAAG GCATATGTGCAACAGTTAGAGTCCAGTAGGATAAAACTCACTCAGCTTGAACAAGAACTACAAAGAGCTAGAGCACAG GGAATGTTTTTCAATGGTGGAACTCTAGTTGGAGGTGAGCAAGGCCTTCCAATTGGTATTAACAACACTAGTCAAG CGGTGGTTTTCGACATGGAATATGGGAGATGGCAAGAGGAGCAGCACCGTCTGATGTGCGAGCTTAGGGCAGCGGTGCAAGAGCATTTGCCTGAAAATGAGCTAAGAATATATGTGGAGAATTGCTTGGCACATTACGACCTAATGATGAATCTCAAGGGCATGGTCGCCAAATCAGACGTATTTCATCTTGTTTCCGGTATGTGGAAAACTCCAGCCGAACGATGTTTCATGTGGATTGGTGGATTTCGGCCTTCTGAGCTCATCAAG aTAATTCTGAGTCAAATAGAGCCATTAACAGAGCAACAAATATTGGGCATATGTGGATTACAACAGTCGACCCAAGAGACTGAAGAAGCTCTCTCTCAAGGGCTTGAGTCTCTGAACCAGTCACTTTCGGACACAATAACTTCTGACTCCTTAAGCTGCCCTCCTAACATGGCCAACTACATGGGCCAGATGGCTATCGCCATGAACAAGCTCTCTACGCTCGAAGGTTTCGTTAGACAG GCTGATCATCTGAGGCACCAAACGTTGCACCGGCTACACCAACTCCTGACTACCCGCCAAGCCGCGAGGTGTTTGCTAGCGATTGCCGAGTACTTTCATCGTCTTCGAGCGCTTAGCTCTCTCTGGCTGACTCGTTCTCGACAAGAATGA
- the LOC115698870 gene encoding bZIP transcription factor TGA10 isoform X1: protein MGFSRAGNNNCFKEEKFLVDQAAEATKLLGTSFMASSIKGNNNNNQTSNSTSDETPLLFQHQHHHHQIQGHHHQHPNQIPYNMINQSSSSSSLGNFISKDSNSTSGAYDLGELDQALFLYLDGQDHHPSNNFQDQHHHHQRQSSGGTGMRPPTLNIFPSQPMHAVEPASSTKGSPPMSGSIHNSKRPSDPSAMELANSTRNDNNSTPAPSLPDSAANKVIKREGNNRKGPTSSSEQEGPKTPDPKTLRRLAQNREAARKSRLRKKAYVQQLESSRIKLTQLEQELQRARAQGMFFNGGTLVGGEQGLPIGINNTSQEAVVFDMEYGRWQEEQHRLMCELRAAVQEHLPENELRIYVENCLAHYDLMMNLKGMVAKSDVFHLVSGMWKTPAERCFMWIGGFRPSELIKIILSQIEPLTEQQILGICGLQQSTQETEEALSQGLESLNQSLSDTITSDSLSCPPNMANYMGQMAIAMNKLSTLEGFVRQADHLRHQTLHRLHQLLTTRQAARCLLAIAEYFHRLRALSSLWLTRSRQE, encoded by the exons ATGGGGTTTTCAAGAGCTGgtaataataattgttttaaagAAGAGAAATTTTTAGTAGACCAAGCTGCAGAGGCAACAAAGCTTTTGGGAACCTCTTTCATGGCTTCCAGCATTAaaggaaacaacaacaacaaccaaacAAGTAATAGTACTTCTGACGAAACACCACTACTATTCCAACACCAACACCATCATCATCAGATTCAAGGCCACCATCATCAACATCCTAATCAGATTCCTTACAACATGATTAATCAATCGTCATCTTCCTCTTCCCTTGGaaatttcat aAGCAAAGACAGTAATAGTACTAGTGGCGCTTATGATTTGGGGGAGTTGGATCAAGCTCTATTTCTCTATTTGGACGGTCAGGATCATCACCCTTCTAATAATTTTCAAGATCAACATCATCATCACCAAAGAC AGAGCAGTGGGGGTACTGGAATGAGGCCTCCAACTTTGAATATTTTCCCATCTCAGCCTATGCACGCAGTAGAGCCTGCTTCTTCAACCAAA GGTTCTCCTCCAATGAGTGGAAGTATTCATAATTCAAAAAGACCGTCTGATCCATCGGCTATGGAGTTGGCCAACAGTACACGCAATGACAATAATTCTACTCCTGCTCCATCTCTGCCTGATTCTGCTGCCAATAAAGTTATCAag CGAGAGGGTAATAATAGAAAAGGTCCCACATCGAGTTCGGAGCAAGAAGGACCCAAAACTCCAGACCCTAAG ACATTGAGAAGGCTTGCTCAGAATAGGGAGGCAGCTAGGAAAAGCAGGCTTCGGAAAAAG GCATATGTGCAACAGTTAGAGTCCAGTAGGATAAAACTCACTCAGCTTGAACAAGAACTACAAAGAGCTAGAGCACAG GGAATGTTTTTCAATGGTGGAACTCTAGTTGGAGGTGAGCAAGGCCTTCCAATTGGTATTAACAACACTAGTCAAG AAGCGGTGGTTTTCGACATGGAATATGGGAGATGGCAAGAGGAGCAGCACCGTCTGATGTGCGAGCTTAGGGCAGCGGTGCAAGAGCATTTGCCTGAAAATGAGCTAAGAATATATGTGGAGAATTGCTTGGCACATTACGACCTAATGATGAATCTCAAGGGCATGGTCGCCAAATCAGACGTATTTCATCTTGTTTCCGGTATGTGGAAAACTCCAGCCGAACGATGTTTCATGTGGATTGGTGGATTTCGGCCTTCTGAGCTCATCAAG aTAATTCTGAGTCAAATAGAGCCATTAACAGAGCAACAAATATTGGGCATATGTGGATTACAACAGTCGACCCAAGAGACTGAAGAAGCTCTCTCTCAAGGGCTTGAGTCTCTGAACCAGTCACTTTCGGACACAATAACTTCTGACTCCTTAAGCTGCCCTCCTAACATGGCCAACTACATGGGCCAGATGGCTATCGCCATGAACAAGCTCTCTACGCTCGAAGGTTTCGTTAGACAG GCTGATCATCTGAGGCACCAAACGTTGCACCGGCTACACCAACTCCTGACTACCCGCCAAGCCGCGAGGTGTTTGCTAGCGATTGCCGAGTACTTTCATCGTCTTCGAGCGCTTAGCTCTCTCTGGCTGACTCGTTCTCGACAAGAATGA